One Tissierellales bacterium DNA window includes the following coding sequences:
- the rlmB gene encoding 23S rRNA (guanosine(2251)-2'-O)-methyltransferase RlmB codes for MKQDLNFIYGRNAVIEVLKTGRPVDQLIIVNGNLQGSIKQIVAMAKEKKILVKYVPRTKLDEMAEGKNHQGVIAKVAAHQYSELKDIFALAEKKGEAPFIIILDGIEDPHNLGAILRTAECAGAHGVIVAKRRAVGLTEVVAKTAAGAIEHIPVVKATNIVQTIQSLKEKGVWIYGADMDGEKQFFEQDMTGAMGLVIGNEGKGMSRLVKESCDFIVRIPLKGFVTSLNASVAGSVLMYEVVRQRMQNGK; via the coding sequence ATGAAACAAGATTTGAATTTTATTTATGGTAGAAATGCAGTGATTGAAGTGCTTAAAACGGGTAGACCGGTAGATCAGTTAATTATAGTGAACGGAAATCTACAAGGGTCTATAAAGCAAATAGTTGCTATGGCGAAGGAAAAAAAGATATTAGTAAAGTATGTTCCTAGGACTAAGTTAGATGAAATGGCAGAAGGCAAAAACCATCAAGGTGTCATAGCAAAAGTAGCTGCACATCAATATAGTGAATTGAAGGATATATTTGCATTAGCGGAGAAAAAAGGAGAAGCTCCATTTATAATAATATTAGACGGAATAGAAGATCCACACAATTTAGGAGCTATACTTCGAACTGCAGAATGTGCAGGAGCTCACGGCGTCATAGTTGCAAAGCGAAGAGCTGTCGGTTTGACAGAGGTTGTGGCAAAAACAGCTGCTGGGGCTATAGAACATATTCCTGTAGTAAAAGCTACTAATATAGTACAGACAATTCAGAGCTTAAAAGAAAAAGGGGTCTGGATTTATGGTGCTGATATGGATGGCGAAAAACAATTCTTTGAGCAAGATATGACTGGAGCTATGGGTCTTGTTATAGGAAATGAGGGTAAGGGTATGAGCCGATTGGTTAAAGAATCTTGTGATTTTATAGTTAGAATTCCTTTAAAAGGTTTTGTTACATCGCTAAATGCTTCTGTTGCTGGTTCTGTTTTGATGTATGAAGTGGTAAGGCAGAGGATGCAAAATGGCAAGTAA
- the sigH gene encoding RNA polymerase sporulation sigma factor SigH — protein sequence MGLDIYHESCITTMYADYRVLVDEEIVKRAQENDDLALEYIIRKYKNFVKAKAKSYFLIGADREDIIQEGMIGLYKSVRDFKADKSSSFRAFADLCVTRQIITAIKTATRQKHIPLNSYISLNKPIFDEESDRTLMDIMTSIQVNDPEDLVINRENVFDIECKIGEVLSKLECQVLAYYLEGKTYHEIAELLGRHVKSIDNALQRVKRKVEKCLEDPIVQ from the coding sequence ATGGGCTTGGACATTTATCATGAAAGTTGTATCACAACTATGTATGCTGATTATAGGGTTTTGGTTGATGAGGAAATTGTAAAGAGAGCTCAGGAAAATGATGATTTAGCTCTTGAATATATTATTAGAAAGTATAAAAATTTTGTAAAAGCCAAAGCAAAATCGTATTTTTTGATAGGAGCAGATAGGGAAGATATTATTCAAGAGGGAATGATTGGTTTGTACAAATCAGTTAGAGATTTTAAGGCAGATAAATCTTCTTCTTTTCGTGCGTTTGCAGACTTATGTGTTACTAGACAGATAATAACGGCTATAAAAACGGCAACTAGACAGAAACACATTCCGCTTAATTCCTATATTTCTTTGAATAAGCCGATTTTTGATGAAGAATCAGATAGGACGTTGATGGATATAATGACTAGTATACAGGTAAATGATCCAGAGGATTTAGTTATAAATAGAGAAAATGTATTTGATATAGAGTGTAAGATTGGCGAGGTTTTAAGTAAATTAGAGTGTCAGGTGCTAGCCTATTATTTAGAAGGTAAAACTTATCATGAAATAGCTGAGCTTTTGGGTAGGCATGTAAAATCTATTGATAATGCACTTCAAAGAGTGAAGCGCAAAGTCGAAAAATGTCTTGAAGATCCTATAGTGCAGTGA
- a CDS encoding GTP-binding protein, producing the protein MAKGKFERNKPHVNIGTIGHVDHGKTTLTAAITRTLNERLGTGESV; encoded by the coding sequence ATGGCTAAAGGTAAATTTGAAAGAAATAAGCCACACGTTAATATTGGAACAATTGGTCACGTTGACCACGGTAAAACAACATTAACAGCGGCAATAACAAGAACATTAAACGAAAGATTAGGTACAGGAGAATCTGTAG
- a CDS encoding NYN domain-containing protein: MASKKESYLFVDGYNIINNWPELRQLSKMTLDLARERLEEYMLEYQAYMDVRVIVVYDAYKIRGAKEKIVNKSGLKIVFTQERETADRYIEKQLHKLGKDYRVKVATSDWVEQQVVLGRGGTRISARELHLQYKNMKERIEIKTQKKVSKKSEEVLLEDLIDDDLREKLNNMLKKS, from the coding sequence ATGGCAAGTAAAAAAGAATCATATTTATTTGTAGATGGATATAATATCATAAATAACTGGCCTGAACTTCGTCAATTATCTAAGATGACTTTAGATTTAGCGCGAGAAAGATTAGAAGAATATATGCTAGAGTATCAAGCGTATATGGATGTTAGAGTGATAGTTGTGTACGATGCATACAAGATAAGAGGTGCAAAGGAAAAAATAGTTAATAAATCAGGCTTAAAGATAGTATTTACTCAAGAACGTGAAACGGCAGATAGATATATTGAAAAGCAATTGCATAAACTGGGAAAGGACTATAGGGTAAAAGTTGCGACTTCTGATTGGGTTGAGCAACAAGTGGTTCTTGGTAGAGGCGGAACTAGAATTTCTGCAAGAGAGTTGCATTTGCAATACAAGAATATGAAGGAACGTATAGAGATAAAGACACAAAAAAAAGTTTCTAAAAAATCTGAAGAAGTATTACTAGAAGACTTAATTGATGATGATTTGAGAGAAAAACTCAATAATATGCTCAAAAAAAGCTGA